In Carya illinoinensis cultivar Pawnee chromosome 6, C.illinoinensisPawnee_v1, whole genome shotgun sequence, a single genomic region encodes these proteins:
- the LOC122313319 gene encoding phosphatidylinositol 4-phosphate 5-kinase 1-like → MNDPKMREAAALLFDEFNDVVSGGKKKKSEVDKLGRETQKPSQLVGVGRSRYQAATRRVTPTTLTTSPALTASVASASASEVEKALPNGDLYMGSFAGSAPHGSGKYLWSDGCMYEGEWRRGKASGKGKFSWPSGATYEGDFKSGRMEGFGTFIGSDGDTYRGSWSFDRKHGYGHKRYANGDYYDGNWKRNLQDGHGRYVWKNGNEYVGEWKNGVISGRGILIWANGNRYDGEWDNGVPNGSGVFTLPDGSCYVGGCNKDLKIQPPNETFYPGNGKEECFKSNDALFEGENLMITMRKRSSVDGSRGSLTERSFPRICIWESDGEAGDITCDIVDNVEASMFYRNGTGLDRDGIRQFQRRPCCFTGEAKKPGETISKGHKNYDLMLNLQLGIRYSIGKHASILRELKPSDFDPKEKFWTRFPTEGSKITPPHQSIEFRWKDYCPIVFRHLRELFQVDPADYMMAICGNDALRELSSPGKSGSFFYLTQDDRFMIKTVKKCEVKVLIRMLPSYYEHVYRYENSLVTKFFGVHCVKPIGGQKTRFIVMGNLFCSEYRIHRRFDLKGSSHGRTTDMPEGEIDETTTLKDLDLNFVFRLQRNWFQELIEQIERDCEFLEAERIMDYSLLVGLHFRDDNTCDKMGLSPFVLRTGKNDSYQNEKFMRGCRFLEAELQNMDQILAGRKPLIRLGANTPARAERVARRSDFDQYTSGGISRLTPSRSGEIYEVVLYFGIIDILQDYDISKKLEHAYKSLQADPTSISAVDPKLYSKRFRDFIGRTFIEDR, encoded by the exons ATGAATGACCCGAAAATGCGTGAAGCAGCAGCACTACTCTTTGATGAGTTCAACGACGTCGTTTCCGGCGGCAAGAAGAAGAAATCGGAGGTTGACAAGCTAGGTAGAGAGACCCAGAAACCGTCTCAACTAGTCGGCGTAGGCCGTAGCCGATACCAAGCCGCTACGCGGAGGGTGACGCCGACCACCTTGACGACCTCGCCTGCCTTGACTGCCAGCGTGGCGTCCGCTTCCGCCTCCGAAGTCGAGAAGGCCCTCCCGAACGGCGATCTCTACATGGGGAGCTTCGCAGGGAGCGCGCCACACGGATCCGGAAAGTACCTGTGGTCCGACGGGTGCATGTACGAGGGGGAGTGGCGGAGAGGGAAGGCCTCGGGGAAAGGCAAATTCTCGTGGCCCTCCGGGGCCACCTATGAGGGCGACTTCAAGTCTGGTCGTATGGAGGGTTTTGGGACCTTCATCGGATCTGACGGCGACACCTACCGAGGGTCCTGGAGCTTCGATCGGAAGCATGGGTACGGCCATAAGCGCTACGCCAACGGCGACTACTACGACGGTAACTGGAAACGTAACCTCCAGGACGGGCATGGCCGGTACGTTTGGAAGAACGGGAACGAGTACGTGGGAGAATGGAAGAACGGCGTGATTTCAGGCCGGGGCATCCTGATTTGGGCCAACGGGAACCGTTACGACGGGGAGTGGGACAACGGAGTTCCCAATGGAAGTGGTGTTTTCACTTTGCCGGATGGTAGCTGCTATGTTGGTGGCTGCAACAAGGACCTCAAGATTCAGCCACCGAATGAGACATTCTATCCCGGAAATGGCAAAGAAGAATGTTTCAAAAGCAATGACGCTTTATTCGAAGGTGAGAATTTGATGATAACGATGCGGAAGAGGTCGTCAGTGGACGGCTCCAGAGGAAGCTTGACGGAGCGGAGTTTTCCGAGGATTTGTATTTGGGAATCCGATGGAGAAGCTGGGGATATCACCTGTGATATTGTCGACAATGTGGAGGCCTCGATGTTTTATAGGAACGGTACGGGGTTAGATCGCGATGGGATTCGGCAGTTTCAGCGGAGACCATGTTGTTTTACTGGCGAGGCCAAAAAGCCTGGGGAGACGATATCCAAGGGCCATAAGAATTACGATTTAATGCTTAATCTTCAGCTGGGGATTAG GTATTCTATCGGAAAGCATGCGTCTATATTGCGTGAGCTTAAGCCGAGTGATTTCGATCCCAAGGAGAAGTTCTGGACTAGGTTTCCAACCGAGGGATCGAAAATTACGCCTCCCCACCAATCGATTGAGTTCCGGTGGAAAGATTACTGCCCCATTGTGTTCAG ACATTTGAGGGAGCTATTCCAAGTGGATCCTGCTGATTACATGATGGCTATTTGTGGGAACGATGCCCTTAGGGAGCTTTCTTCTCCTGGGAAAAGTGGAAGCTTTTTTTACCTCACTCAGGATGATAGATTTATGATCAAAACAGTGAAGAAGTGCGAAGTCAAG GTGCTTATTCGGATGCTTCCAAGTTACTACGAACATGTTTATCGGTATGAAAATTCCCTGGTGACAAAATTCTTTGGGGTGCATTGTGTCAAACCGATTGGAGGCCAGAAG ACCCGGTTCATTGTCATGGGCAATTTATTCTGCTCAGAGTATCGCATCCATAGGCGATTTGACCTTAAAGGATCCTCTCATGGCCGCACAACAGATATGCCGGAGGGTGAGATTGATGAAACTACAACCCTCAAGGACCTTGATCTTAATTTTGTCTTTCGCCTCCAGAGAAATTGGTTCCAAGAGCTCATCGA ACAAATTGAAAGAGATTGTGAGTTCTTGGAAGCAGAGAGAATCATGGACTACAGTCTTTTGGTTGGTCTTCATTTCCGTGATGACAATACATGTGACAAAATGGGGTTATCTCCATTTGTTTTGCGAACTG GAAAGAATGATTCATATCAGAATGAAAAGTTTATGCGCGGATGTCGCTTCCTTGAAGCGGAGCTACAAAACATGGATCAAATTTTAGCTGGCCG GAAGCCATTGATCAGATTAGGAGCAAATACACCTGCAAGAGCAGAGCGGGTGGCCAGAAGGAGTGACTTTGATCAGTATACCTCTGGTGGTATAAGTCGCTTGACCCCTTCACGCAGTGGTGAGATCTACGAAGTGGTCCTTTATTTTGGGATCATAGACATTTTACAGGACTATGATATCAGCAAGAAGTTAGAGCACGCCTACAAATCCTTACAAGCCGATCCTACTTCCATTTCAGCGGTTGATCCAAAGCTATACTCAAAGAGGTTTCGGGATTTCATAGGAAGAACTTTCATAGAAGACAGGTAG